The Dromaius novaehollandiae isolate bDroNov1 chromosome 27, bDroNov1.hap1, whole genome shotgun sequence genome contains the following window.
GGGGCTCATCGGCGGGGCTGGTGAGGCTCCGTCCCACCATGGGGCTCTCTGGTCAAGCTGGTGGGGCTCTGTCCCACTGTGGGGCTCTCTGGCGGGGCCCCAGGTGGCTCCTGGTGGCCCTGGGACGTTCCTCACCTGGGTCCTTGCTCTTCCCTGCCGGCAGGTAGAGGCGGCGCCTCCATCTACGGGAAGCAGTTTGAGGATGAGCTGCACCCGGAGCTGAAGTTCACAGGTACCGCGGGGGCGGGTTGAGCGGCTGTTCGGCACCGCGCGCTCGGGGGGTTTTGGTGTTTCCCGTAAGGAGACAACGGGGGTTACAGCCGGGCGAGGCGCAGTGGCAGCGGGGAGCTCCCCGGCAGGCTGGCAGTGCCAGCGCCGCGCTcgctgccctcctcttcctcgctggCTCCTCCTTGGGCGCTCGGGGCGCTCGCCGCCGGGACCGTCGCTCAGGCGGCTCCTTCCTCCGAAGGCGCCGGGATCCTCGCCATGGCCAACGCCGGGCCGGACACCAACGGCAGCCAGTTCTTCGTCACGCTGGCGCCCACGCAGTGGCTGGACGGGAAGCACACCATCTTCGGGCGCGTGTGCCAGGGCATCGGCATCGTCAACCGCGTCGGCATGGTGGAGACCAATGCCCAGGACCGCCCCGTGGACGACGTGAAGATCCTGAAGGCTTTTCCCTCGGGATAGGAGGGCCGGGGGGTGCCGGGAGCAGAGCGCTCCGAGGGCATCAGGGGCCAAATTCCCTCCCCAAAAGGGGAAGCTCCTGCTGCTGGGCCGGTTCGGAGGATCTCCGCGAGGATGCTGCCAGGAGCCGGCTTTTTCTGGGAACGGGAAGATGCCGCTGTCACCTGGAGCTTTCTCTGCCGTTAAAAGCGCTCTTGGAGCCGGGGGGGCTCTCGGCTTCTTTCCCGGGACTTGGCCAACGGCCAGCGGGAGCCTCCCGGCCggagcagcagcctggcagcGGCCCCGGCTGCCGTTGGCGCCGTCCTCGGTGCTGGGGGCTCGGCCTCCAGCAGGAAAATCcccgcggtggcgggggggggttgCCAGCGGAAAGCTTCTGGGTGCGTTTTGTAACATTTGGGGtttgataataaaataaaatgaaataaaaacgaGTCGGGGGTGAAGGGGGGCTGGTCTGGGCGGGCTGCCTGATCTGGAAGGTGGTTAAAACCCCCCCGGGAAGGGGGGATGCGGCCCGGGGAGAGGTGAAGCCCCCCCTTGGCTCACTTTTGGGGGGGGGACGCAGCCGTGTCCCTGCCACTGAGCATGCGGTGGTGCTGGCCTGGCGTCAagggggggcagcccccgggccgcAGCTGGGTGCCACCAGGCCCTTCCTCGCTCGcctccccccgctgccgccggccctTGGCTGCCCGCCCGGAGCCGGCCCGGTGCCACGTCCCCCAGGCAGCCACCTGCGCCTTCATCCCACGGTGGGgcccccaccacgtcccccccaCGCGTCGTGGCACCCCCGGGAGCTGTCCCCTGGCCGCGGAGCCTCCCGCTCCCATCAGGGTCACCCTGCGTTTCAGCTGCCCTGGGGGACGAGTGAGGGCCATGCCGGGGTGCCGTGTCCCCACGCCGGTACGTGGtggcccctgccagcctggccgGGGTGACCGTGCTGCCGTGACGCCCAGCCGCTGTCCCGCTAATTAACTTCTCCCGCTAACGAACTTGTCCCACTAACGAACCCGTTAGGCTTCAGCGAGGCTGATTTCGGCACCGGGTGCAAAGGTGCCGCTGACGGCGGCTCCCGGGGGGACGGGCTCGGGCCTCGGCCCcggtgaggaagaggaggcacGGGCACCccggggcactgggaggcactgggagcactggggggctacgccgggggagcggggcggtAGCGCCAGGGCTCCCGGGGACCCCGGGGGCGGTGTCGGAGGCGCCGCGACGGCTCCCGGGACGGTGCCGGGAGCCCCgacggggccggggcggtgccgggggcggtgccggggcggtgccggcggcccGGGGGTGGTGCCGGGGCGGTACCGGGGGTGCTACCGGGAGCCCCCGGGCCGTAGCGAGGGCGACAGCAGGGGCAGAACCGGGGGCGGTACCGGGAGCCCCCGAGGGAGGCGGCACCGGGGGCGACAGCGGGAGCTCTGGGCGGTTCCGAGGGCGACAGCGGGGGCGGAACCGGGGGCGACAGCGGGAGCCCCGTGTGACACGGGGAGCGAcaccgggggcggccccgggggcggtcccgggagccccgggggcgatgccgggggcggccgcgggcggtgccgggggcggtgccgggccccgcgcccccgggccggcgcgggcggTACCGGAGCGCGGGGCGGAGCCtgcggcccggcggccgcggggcagcggggccgcggcggggcagagcggcggcgagcagcccccgggccgggccggtccATGGCGGCGCTGGGCGCCCTGGAGCCGGCCAGCGGCCCCGGCACCGTCCCGGCCACCAAGGTGGAGCTCACCGTGTCCTGCAGGTAGgcgccggggggcccaggcgtccgggcggggggcccaggcgtccgagtcggggacccaggcgtccgagtcgGGGgacgctgccccggcccgggcggATCGGGGCCCccgggactgggggcactgggaggtactgggagtactgggagacACCGGCGGGTGCGGGGTGCTGCGGGCGCTGGGAGCGGGGGCGCTGGGGCtctggggagcactgggagcgcggggggggcacTGCGGTAGGGcactgggaggcgctgggggagCGGGAGGCacggggggtgcagggtgctggggatgcgaggggcactgggagcactgggagagcagAGTGGGCTGCGGtgaggggcactgggagcactgggaggcaccgGGAGAGCAGAGTGGGCTGTGGtgagaggcactgggagcactgggagagcagAGTGGGCTGTGGtgaggg
Protein-coding sequences here:
- the PPIL1 gene encoding peptidyl-prolyl cis-trans isomerase-like 1 encodes the protein MAAVPPDSWQPPTVSLETTMGAIVLELYWKHAPKTCKNFAELARRGYYNGTKFHRVIKDFMVQGGDPTGTGRGGASIYGKQFEDELHPELKFTGAGILAMANAGPDTNGSQFFVTLAPTQWLDGKHTIFGRVCQGIGIVNRVGMVETNAQDRPVDDVKILKAFPSG